A region of Haloplanus sp. XH21 DNA encodes the following proteins:
- a CDS encoding ArsA family ATPase has product MEPFVFFGGKGGVGKTTVSCAYAHKCATAGVETLVVSTDPAHSVSDVFDQAFDDTPQSVDGVDGLSAMEIDPDEEVTAHLEDVRSQLSEQVSVGMIHEIEQQLEMAHRTPGAYEAALFDRFVEVMRNHDPYDRVVFDTAPTGATLRLLELPAFLEGWIDRLLTKRRKSLDLFEKAAVGDHAPSKTMAGDPILEHLQTRKEFFEFAGGALQHDAAFLLVLNPDQLSVNETARTLDSLRTSDLTVKGLIANKLTPEPDADEDGRGARYLRERVATERDRLDQVRESLAPPLLAEIAFRSEEVRGDLLVDVAEELDLGVGVESPTFVGSE; this is encoded by the coding sequence ATGGAGCCGTTCGTCTTCTTCGGCGGCAAGGGCGGCGTCGGCAAGACGACCGTCTCGTGTGCGTACGCCCACAAATGCGCGACGGCGGGCGTCGAGACGCTGGTGGTCTCGACCGACCCCGCTCACTCCGTCTCCGACGTGTTCGACCAGGCGTTCGACGACACTCCGCAGTCGGTCGACGGCGTCGACGGCCTCTCGGCGATGGAAATCGACCCCGACGAGGAAGTGACCGCCCACCTTGAAGACGTGCGGAGTCAACTCTCCGAGCAGGTGTCGGTGGGCATGATACACGAAATCGAGCAGCAACTGGAGATGGCCCACCGGACCCCCGGAGCGTACGAGGCGGCGCTGTTCGACCGCTTCGTCGAGGTGATGCGGAACCACGACCCCTACGACCGGGTGGTGTTCGACACCGCACCGACGGGGGCGACGCTACGCCTGCTGGAACTGCCCGCGTTTCTCGAGGGGTGGATCGACCGCCTGCTCACCAAGCGCCGGAAGAGCCTCGACCTCTTCGAGAAGGCGGCGGTCGGCGACCATGCGCCGAGCAAGACGATGGCGGGCGACCCCATCCTCGAGCATCTCCAGACCCGCAAGGAGTTTTTCGAGTTCGCGGGTGGCGCGTTACAGCACGACGCCGCCTTCCTGCTGGTGTTGAACCCCGACCAGCTCTCGGTCAACGAGACGGCGCGAACCCTCGACAGCCTCCGGACCAGCGACCTCACGGTCAAGGGGCTCATCGCCAACAAACTCACGCCCGAACCCGACGCCGACGAGGACGGCCGCGGCGCCCGGTATCTCCGAGAGCGCGTGGCGACCGAACGGGACCGGCTCGACCAGGTGCGCGAGTCGCTGGCGCCGCCGCTGCTCGCCGAGATCGCGTTCCGCTCCGAGGAAGTGCGGGGGGACCTCCTTGTCGACGTGGCCGAAGAACTCGACCTCGGTGTCGGCGTCGAGTCGCCGACGTTCGTGGGATCTGAGTGA